A genomic window from Methanobacterium sp. BRmetb2 includes:
- a CDS encoding peptide transporter: protein MPILSFGSRNIELITGQKKSTIRKLWKKPLKVGDRLHCYWNLVSKEREKLFEAEVTDVDIIKFKDLIKNHQLAKEEGFKDAVELEEEFRKTYPEDTDDDSLFQVIRFKKIPLEEWEGEKINEKARITKRADILFDTGKYNDSVMCYTAALRFDPSDVYLLNKKGDNLTRLGKFKKAVECYDQALKIEPNNEYIWNNRAIALLNANKLKEAINSNDEALKLNPNNTLVLYWRGFILEMLGEYEDALKVYDRVIELDPQNPDVWNAKGNLLSELNRTNDALSCYDKALELCLDDVPDAPAWNRKGNALLELGRFDEAVKCYEEALKLENENDIFWSNKGVALMELNKFEDAVESFKTALMINPENDDARVLMDECLENL from the coding sequence ATACCTATTCTATCCTTTGGAAGCCGTAACATTGAACTTATAACTGGTCAGAAAAAATCTACCATTAGAAAATTATGGAAAAAACCGCTGAAAGTAGGAGATCGTTTACACTGCTACTGGAACCTAGTATCCAAGGAAAGAGAGAAATTATTTGAAGCAGAAGTAACTGATGTTGACATCATAAAATTCAAAGACTTGATAAAAAACCATCAACTAGCCAAGGAAGAAGGTTTTAAGGATGCAGTTGAACTGGAAGAAGAATTCAGAAAAACTTATCCAGAAGATACAGATGACGACTCTTTATTTCAAGTTATTAGATTCAAAAAAATTCCGTTAGAAGAATGGGAAGGAGAAAAAATAAATGAAAAAGCCAGGATAACCAAACGAGCAGACATTTTGTTTGATACTGGTAAATACAATGATTCTGTCATGTGTTACACTGCCGCTCTAAGATTTGATCCTTCTGATGTTTATCTATTGAATAAAAAGGGAGATAACCTTACGCGGCTGGGAAAATTTAAAAAAGCAGTTGAATGCTATGACCAGGCCCTCAAAATTGAACCTAACAATGAATATATCTGGAACAATCGGGCGATTGCGCTTTTAAATGCCAATAAACTAAAAGAGGCCATAAACTCCAATGATGAAGCATTAAAATTAAATCCCAATAACACCCTGGTTTTGTACTGGCGGGGATTTATTTTAGAGATGTTAGGTGAATATGAAGATGCACTTAAAGTGTATGATAGAGTGATTGAACTCGATCCACAAAATCCAGATGTGTGGAATGCAAAGGGAAATCTATTATCAGAACTAAACCGAACCAATGATGCCTTAAGTTGCTATGATAAAGCATTAGAATTATGTTTAGATGATGTTCCAGATGCCCCTGCATGGAACCGCAAAGGAAATGCCCTTTTAGAGCTTGGAAGGTTTGATGAAGCAGTGAAATGTTACGAAGAAGCTTTAAAATTAGAAAATGAAAATGATATATTCTGGAGTAATAAAGGCGTGGCTTTGATGGAACTAAATAAATTTGAAGATGCAGTTGAAAGTTTTAAAACAGCACTGATGATAAACCCTGAAAATGATGACGCCCGGGTTTTAATGGATGAATGCCTAGAAAACTTATAA
- a CDS encoding anaerobic ribonucleoside-triphosphate reductase activating protein, translating to MIIGGTAISSLDFPGKIALVIFCGGCVIRCPYCHNPEIIDGGKSIDLEDIFSKIEDSLEFIDGIVITGGEALIQAEDVEKILKFCKNHSLHTKIDTNGCFPNRLKKIIHLIDYIGLDVKAPFNKYEEIIGSPVGDKVKDTMKICLNSPDTYLECKTTYVPTLMDEDDVVTIAKEIDCDLYTLQQFRNRVVLDEKLKKVPSPTRDELLKIAKQVKPYLKNVKIKTSEFGEEIIKEEKAK from the coding sequence ATGATTATTGGTGGAACAGCGATATCGTCACTGGATTTTCCCGGAAAAATTGCTCTGGTAATTTTTTGCGGAGGTTGCGTCATCAGATGTCCTTACTGTCATAACCCAGAAATTATTGACGGTGGAAAATCCATAGACCTAGAGGATATTTTTAGTAAAATTGAAGATTCACTAGAATTCATTGATGGAATAGTTATAACTGGTGGCGAAGCCTTAATCCAAGCAGAAGATGTTGAAAAAATCTTGAAATTCTGCAAAAACCATTCATTGCACACGAAGATAGATACTAATGGTTGTTTCCCAAATAGACTTAAAAAAATTATTCATCTCATCGATTACATTGGACTGGATGTTAAAGCTCCTTTTAACAAGTATGAAGAGATTATTGGATCTCCTGTTGGAGATAAAGTAAAAGATACCATGAAAATTTGTTTAAATTCTCCAGATACATATCTGGAATGTAAAACCACATATGTTCCAACCTTGATGGATGAAGACGATGTGGTGACTATTGCTAAGGAAATTGACTGTGATCTCTATACCTTACAACAATTTAGAAACCGCGTGGTTCTGGATGAGAAATTGAAGAAAGTACCCAGCCCTACTCGGGATGAGCTCTTAAAAATTGCCAAACAAGTGAAACCTTATTTAAAAAACGTTAAAATTAAAACTTCAGAATTTGGAGAGGAAATCATAAAAGAAGAAAAGGCTAAATAA